A stretch of the Dyella telluris genome encodes the following:
- a CDS encoding non-ribosomal peptide synthetase, translating into MTANDPAQGPDAGAVAVDYDPFAGATLARVVPATAPQREVWLASALEPEASLAYNESVSLRLHGELDVQALQTALQQLMERHEALRATFANEGTELCIAATQDLPCPLRELSWLGPDEQQAEIAQTLTRVVSEPFDLDHGPLVRAELLRLSTQEHLLVFTAHHIVCDGWSFGVIVRDLATLYAQQTGKGQELPPADLFADYALAEAARAQSADGKGDEAYWLTRFANATPSLDLPTDHARPRQRSFHSRREDQLLDASLVADVKRMGAQRGASLYATLLAAFGLLLQRLSGQDDVVIGIPSAGQAAGGHQDLVGHCVNVLPLRVAMDTAAPFSDSLKQVRGDLLDAFDHQQYTLGSLLARLALPRDPGRLPLTSVLFNLDQALDERTVSFPGLSFEFAGNPRVFENFELFVNAVQLPSGIRLECQYNSDLFEAATIQAWLDAYVTLLRHAASTPDAAGDALALVSPSAHAQLKALQPARSNYPAQQLAHEYFEKQVDRAPSRLALAGEAALTYAELEARANSIAHVLRERGVGRGQLVGLSVARSADMLAALLGVLKSGAGYVPLDPSFPPERLAFMAQDAELAALVVDDEVDTVFDFPAERVLSLKRDAARIAATSDLRLPQDERSATPESPAYVIYTSGSTGKPKGVRVPHRATSNFISSMQREPGIREDDRLVAVTTLSFDIAFLELMLPLSVGAAIVLASHDDVRDGTALRQLVERSQATVMQATPAGWRVLLESGWNGRNGFKAIAGGEPLPLDLAEALLARCGELWNAYGPTETTVWSTLWRAQDPRAGISIGRPIANTTVHVLDEHGAPCALGMPGELYIGGDGVTLGYLNRPELNAERFLPDPFGSDEQARMYRTGDRGRWLANGELEHLGRLDFQVKIRGYRIELGEIETALVDLPEVARAVVMAREDRPGDVRLVAYVVPAEGVDLETVDLCPRLRQRLPDYMLPQHFVAMTAIPLLPNGKIDRKSLPAPSQPVAEARRDRRAPQSDTEHRVASAMEAVLALPELDVRDNFFALGGHSLLAAQLTARLNREFGIALSFRTLFDAPTIEGLAQAIDGYRTPATATPSTDIPRLAERHVAPLSSMQQRLWYLEQLHPGRVVYNTPSAHRLRGPMDVAAFQQALQDVVQRQPVLRTSIEAGENGGVQRIHADLVPELWLEDLSAMPEHARMDALKQTLDASIAEPFDLTQPPLYRARLFRLDENDHVFFFMAHHIVWDGWSFDLLYEDLSRAYVARSTGAGEGLPPLGVEYADFAAWHRDWMRSDTVQAQLSHWLKTLDGALEPLELPADRQRPARMSGAGATEWVRIPAERVAAVHTLAQREEATSFMVLLATYYVLLHRLSGQRDLIVGTPVRGRDRVETESIMGLFVNALPLRVAVDPDASFRDVLHQVRQVVLDAFAHPDVPFEQLVFSLGLARDESRPPISQAMFSFQDARRRIVSWGGLSHEHLPVFQRGAADDIGLWFLEQEQGLLGGITYNTDIFDASTAARFRDCYETLLASALADPARAVAALDLLPAHEAARLAAWNQTQLDVPDLRLHELFEQQCDRVPEHAAIRCRDVTVSYRELDARANRIAHALRQRGAQRGALVGVSLTRGIDMVATVLAVLKTGAGYVPLDPDFPADRLSYMAQDAELAVLVTDSTLSARIDGVDVPRLLLDASSSELDALPSARLPADPGLCGDFPAYVIYTSGSTGRPKGVAIPHRAVVNFLAGMAQRPGLRTDERLLAVTTLSFDIAVLELFGPLSVGGEVLLATREESMDGDALCQLLDTHGATMMQATPVTWRLLLQTSWHPPQGFRALCGGEPLPADLARQLLDRGAELWNMYGPTETTVWSTCSRVEQPERGVSIGTPIANTTIHILDERGRHCPIGVPGELCIGGEGVALGYLHREELTAERFPRDPFAPGARFYRTGDRARWLADGTLEHLGRLDFQVKLRGYRIEPGEIEAVARLEPGVLDCVVVVRELAPGDDRLVLYAVSSEDEDTLWPRLRAQLATRLPAYMQPQHMVRLSALPRTPNGKTDRKALPLPTLGATATIEDAEPGVSASDDARERYLGEVWCRLVGVDDVRASDNFFDIGGHSLLAIEMVTQVRKETGVKLNLLDVATSPLASLAAALPEGDLTEPGKNASLGGRLRQLFGRR; encoded by the coding sequence ATGACTGCGAACGATCCGGCCCAGGGGCCCGATGCCGGGGCGGTTGCCGTCGATTACGACCCGTTTGCCGGTGCGACGCTGGCGCGCGTAGTACCCGCCACCGCGCCGCAGCGCGAAGTATGGCTGGCCTCGGCGCTGGAGCCGGAGGCCTCGCTGGCCTACAACGAATCCGTGTCGCTGCGCCTGCATGGCGAGCTCGATGTGCAGGCACTGCAGACGGCGCTGCAGCAGCTGATGGAGCGTCATGAAGCCCTGCGCGCAACGTTTGCCAACGAGGGCACCGAGCTGTGCATCGCCGCCACGCAGGACCTGCCCTGCCCGTTGCGCGAACTCTCGTGGCTGGGCCCGGACGAACAACAGGCCGAGATCGCCCAAACCCTGACCCGTGTGGTCAGCGAACCATTCGATCTTGATCATGGCCCGCTGGTGCGGGCCGAGTTGCTGCGCCTGTCGACCCAGGAGCACCTGCTGGTGTTCACCGCGCACCACATCGTGTGCGACGGCTGGTCGTTCGGGGTGATCGTGCGTGACCTCGCGACGCTCTATGCGCAGCAGACCGGCAAGGGCCAGGAGCTTCCACCTGCCGACCTGTTCGCCGACTACGCGCTTGCCGAAGCCGCACGTGCGCAGAGCGCCGATGGCAAGGGCGACGAAGCCTACTGGCTGACGCGCTTCGCCAACGCCACGCCCTCGCTGGACCTGCCCACCGACCACGCGCGGCCGCGCCAGCGCAGCTTCCACTCGCGGCGCGAGGATCAGCTGCTGGACGCTTCGCTGGTCGCCGACGTGAAACGCATGGGTGCGCAGCGCGGCGCCAGTCTCTATGCCACCCTGCTTGCCGCGTTCGGCCTGCTGCTGCAGCGGCTGAGCGGACAGGACGACGTGGTCATCGGCATTCCTTCCGCCGGCCAGGCCGCCGGCGGCCACCAGGATCTGGTGGGCCACTGCGTGAATGTGCTGCCGCTGCGCGTGGCCATGGATACAGCCGCGCCATTCAGCGACAGCCTGAAACAGGTGCGTGGCGACCTGCTCGATGCCTTCGATCACCAGCAGTACACCCTGGGCAGCCTACTGGCACGCCTTGCCTTGCCGCGCGACCCGGGCCGCCTGCCGCTGACCAGCGTGCTGTTCAACCTGGACCAGGCGCTGGACGAGCGCACGGTCAGCTTCCCGGGCCTGTCGTTCGAGTTCGCCGGCAATCCGCGCGTGTTCGAGAACTTCGAACTGTTCGTCAATGCCGTGCAGCTGCCCTCCGGCATCCGGCTGGAGTGCCAGTACAACAGTGACCTGTTCGAGGCTGCCACCATCCAGGCCTGGCTCGATGCCTACGTGACCCTGCTGCGTCACGCCGCCAGCACGCCGGATGCAGCGGGCGATGCGCTCGCGCTGGTGTCGCCGTCGGCACACGCCCAGCTGAAGGCGCTGCAGCCCGCGCGCAGCAACTATCCCGCGCAACAGCTCGCGCACGAGTATTTCGAGAAGCAGGTAGATCGTGCGCCCTCGCGCCTGGCCCTGGCCGGCGAAGCAGCGCTGACCTATGCGGAACTGGAAGCCCGCGCCAACAGCATCGCGCACGTGCTGCGCGAACGTGGCGTGGGTCGCGGCCAGCTGGTCGGGCTTTCGGTGGCTCGCAGCGCGGACATGCTGGCCGCCCTGCTCGGCGTGCTCAAGTCCGGCGCTGGCTATGTGCCGCTGGATCCGTCATTCCCGCCGGAACGCCTGGCCTTCATGGCGCAGGACGCCGAACTCGCCGCGCTGGTGGTGGATGACGAGGTCGACACCGTTTTCGACTTTCCCGCCGAAAGGGTGCTGTCGCTGAAGCGCGATGCCGCACGCATCGCCGCTACCAGCGATCTGCGCCTGCCGCAGGACGAACGCTCGGCCACGCCCGAGTCGCCGGCCTATGTGATCTACACCTCCGGCTCCACCGGCAAGCCCAAGGGCGTGCGCGTGCCGCATCGCGCGACATCCAATTTCATCAGCAGCATGCAGCGCGAACCCGGCATCCGCGAGGATGACCGACTCGTCGCAGTGACCACGCTTTCGTTCGACATCGCCTTCCTCGAGCTGATGCTGCCGTTGAGCGTCGGCGCCGCCATCGTGCTGGCCAGCCATGACGACGTGCGCGATGGCACGGCGTTGCGCCAACTGGTGGAACGCAGCCAGGCCACCGTGATGCAGGCCACCCCCGCGGGCTGGCGCGTGCTGCTGGAGTCGGGCTGGAACGGCCGCAACGGCTTCAAGGCCATTGCCGGTGGCGAACCGCTCCCGCTGGATCTCGCCGAGGCCCTGCTCGCCCGCTGCGGTGAGCTGTGGAACGCCTACGGGCCCACCGAGACCACGGTGTGGTCGACGCTGTGGCGTGCGCAGGATCCCCGTGCCGGCATCAGCATCGGCCGCCCCATCGCCAACACCACCGTCCATGTGCTCGACGAACACGGCGCGCCCTGCGCGCTGGGCATGCCGGGAGAGCTTTATATCGGCGGCGACGGCGTCACCCTGGGCTATCTCAACCGTCCGGAACTCAACGCCGAACGCTTCCTGCCCGACCCGTTCGGCAGCGACGAGCAGGCCCGCATGTACCGCACCGGCGACCGTGGCCGCTGGCTCGCCAACGGCGAACTGGAACACCTGGGCCGCCTGGATTTCCAGGTGAAGATCCGCGGCTACCGTATCGAGCTGGGCGAGATCGAGACCGCGCTGGTGGATCTGCCGGAAGTGGCGCGCGCCGTGGTGATGGCGCGCGAGGACCGTCCCGGCGACGTGCGCCTGGTGGCCTATGTGGTGCCGGCCGAAGGCGTGGACCTGGAAACGGTGGACCTGTGCCCGCGCCTGCGCCAGCGCCTGCCCGATTACATGCTGCCGCAGCACTTCGTGGCGATGACGGCCATTCCGCTGCTGCCCAACGGCAAGATCGACCGCAAATCGCTGCCTGCGCCATCTCAGCCGGTGGCCGAAGCCCGTCGCGACCGCCGCGCGCCGCAGAGTGATACCGAGCATCGCGTGGCCAGCGCGATGGAAGCCGTGCTCGCGTTGCCGGAACTGGATGTGCGCGACAACTTCTTCGCGCTGGGCGGGCACTCCCTGCTCGCCGCGCAGCTCACGGCGCGACTGAACCGGGAGTTCGGCATCGCGCTGTCGTTCCGCACGCTGTTCGACGCACCCACCATCGAAGGCCTTGCACAGGCCATCGACGGCTATCGCACACCGGCCACGGCCACGCCGTCGACGGATATCCCGCGACTAGCCGAGCGCCACGTGGCACCACTGTCTTCCATGCAGCAGCGCCTGTGGTACCTCGAGCAGCTGCATCCCGGTCGCGTGGTCTACAACACGCCGTCCGCACACCGTCTGCGCGGCCCCATGGACGTGGCGGCCTTCCAGCAGGCACTGCAGGACGTGGTGCAACGCCAGCCCGTGCTGCGCACGTCGATCGAAGCGGGTGAGAACGGTGGCGTCCAGCGCATCCATGCCGACCTTGTGCCGGAGCTGTGGCTGGAAGACCTGTCGGCCATGCCGGAACACGCCCGCATGGACGCACTGAAGCAGACGCTGGACGCGTCCATTGCCGAGCCGTTCGACCTCACCCAGCCGCCGCTGTATCGCGCCCGCCTGTTCCGGCTGGACGAGAACGACCATGTGTTCTTCTTCATGGCCCATCACATCGTGTGGGATGGCTGGTCGTTCGACCTGCTGTACGAAGACCTCTCCCGCGCCTACGTGGCGCGCAGCACCGGTGCCGGCGAAGGCCTGCCGCCGCTTGGTGTCGAGTACGCGGACTTCGCGGCGTGGCATCGCGACTGGATGCGCAGCGACACGGTGCAGGCGCAGTTGTCGCACTGGCTGAAGACCCTGGATGGCGCGCTTGAACCGCTGGAGCTGCCCGCCGATCGCCAGCGCCCTGCACGCATGTCGGGTGCGGGCGCCACCGAATGGGTACGCATCCCCGCCGAACGCGTGGCCGCCGTGCACACACTGGCGCAGCGCGAAGAAGCCACCTCGTTCATGGTGTTGCTGGCCACCTACTACGTGCTGCTGCATCGACTGAGCGGGCAGCGCGACCTGATCGTGGGTACGCCGGTGCGCGGTCGCGACCGCGTGGAAACCGAGAGCATCATGGGCCTGTTCGTCAACGCCCTGCCACTGCGCGTGGCGGTGGACCCGGATGCATCGTTCCGCGACGTGCTGCACCAGGTGCGACAGGTCGTGCTCGACGCCTTCGCGCACCCGGACGTGCCGTTCGAACAGCTGGTGTTCTCGCTGGGCCTGGCCCGCGACGAAAGCCGGCCGCCGATCTCCCAGGCCATGTTCTCCTTCCAGGATGCGCGCCGCCGCATCGTGTCGTGGGGCGGGCTGTCGCATGAGCACTTGCCGGTGTTCCAGCGCGGCGCGGCCGACGACATCGGCCTGTGGTTCCTCGAGCAGGAGCAAGGCCTGCTCGGCGGCATCACCTACAACACCGACATCTTCGACGCCTCCACCGCCGCGCGTTTCCGCGACTGCTACGAAACGCTGCTGGCCTCGGCACTGGCCGACCCGGCACGCGCCGTCGCCGCGCTCGACCTGCTGCCGGCGCACGAAGCGGCCCGGCTCGCCGCATGGAACCAGACGCAGCTGGACGTCCCCGACCTGCGCCTGCACGAGCTGTTCGAACAGCAGTGCGACCGCGTGCCGGAGCACGCCGCCATCCGTTGCCGTGACGTCACCGTCAGCTACCGCGAACTCGACGCACGCGCCAACCGCATCGCCCACGCGCTGCGCCAGCGCGGCGCACAACGCGGTGCGCTGGTCGGCGTGTCACTGACGCGCGGCATCGACATGGTGGCCACCGTACTGGCCGTGCTGAAAACCGGCGCCGGCTATGTGCCACTGGATCCCGACTTCCCGGCAGATCGCCTCTCCTACATGGCGCAGGATGCCGAACTGGCCGTGCTGGTCACCGACTCGACCCTGTCCGCGCGCATCGACGGCGTCGATGTACCGCGCCTGCTGCTCGATGCATCCTCCAGCGAACTCGACGCCCTCCCGTCGGCGCGACTGCCGGCCGATCCGGGGCTATGCGGCGATTTCCCCGCCTACGTCATCTACACCTCCGGCTCCACCGGTCGGCCGAAGGGTGTCGCCATTCCGCATCGCGCGGTGGTGAATTTCCTGGCCGGCATGGCGCAGCGTCCCGGCCTGCGCACCGACGAGCGCCTGCTCGCGGTGACCACGCTGTCGTTCGACATCGCCGTGCTCGAACTGTTCGGTCCGCTCAGCGTGGGTGGCGAAGTGCTGCTCGCCACGCGCGAGGAATCCATGGACGGCGATGCCTTGTGCCAGCTCCTGGACACGCATGGCGCCACCATGATGCAGGCCACGCCGGTCACCTGGCGGCTCCTGCTGCAGACCTCCTGGCACCCGCCGCAGGGTTTTCGCGCCCTGTGCGGTGGCGAGCCGCTCCCGGCCGACCTGGCCCGGCAGCTGCTGGATCGCGGGGCTGAACTCTGGAACATGTATGGCCCCACCGAAACCACGGTGTGGTCCACCTGCTCGCGCGTGGAGCAACCCGAACGCGGCGTTTCCATCGGCACGCCGATTGCCAACACCACCATCCACATCCTCGACGAGCGCGGGCGTCATTGCCCCATCGGCGTGCCCGGCGAGCTGTGCATCGGCGGCGAAGGCGTGGCGCTGGGCTACCTGCATCGCGAGGAACTCACGGCGGAACGCTTCCCGCGCGATCCGTTCGCACCGGGCGCGCGCTTCTATCGCACCGGCGACCGCGCGCGCTGGCTGGCCGATGGCACGCTGGAACACCTCGGCCGCCTCGACTTCCAGGTGAAGCTGCGCGGCTACCGCATCGAACCGGGTGAAATCGAAGCCGTGGCACGACTGGAACCGGGCGTGCTCGACTGCGTCGTAGTAGTGCGCGAGCTGGCGCCCGGCGATGACCGCCTGGTGCTGTACGCCGTCAGCAGCGAAGACGAAGACACGCTGTGGCCCAGACTGCGCGCGCAACTTGCCACGCGCCTGCCGGCCTACATGCAGCCGCAGCACATGGTTCGCCTGTCCGCACTGCCGCGCACGCCCAACGGCAAGACCGACCGCAAGGCCCTGCCCCTGCCCACGCTGGGTGCTACCGCCACCATCGAAGATGCCGAGCCCGGCGTCAGCGCCAGTGACGATGCGCGCGAGCGTTATCTCGGCGAAGTGTGGTGCCGGCTGGTCGGCGTGGACGACGTGCGCGCCAGCGACAACTTCTTCGATATCGGCGGCCATTCGCTGCTCGCCATCGAAATGGTCACGCAGGTGCGCAAGGAAACCGGCGTCAAGCTGAACCTGCTCGATGTCGCCACCAGCCCGCTGGCTTCACTGGCCGCGGCGCTGCCGGAGGGCGACCTCACGGAACCGGGTAAGAACGCCTCGCTGGGCGGCAGGCTGCGACAGCTCTTCGGCAGGCGGTGA
- a CDS encoding glycosyltransferase family 2 protein, giving the protein MGTIAALVCRASLLLLLYIFVGYPLIAWLCAKVMRRPVRKQPILPTVSIIIVVRDGVQHIRAKLKNLRALDYPPEYIEVIVACDGCKDRTAALVRHAHDARVRVLEFPVARGKALCLNDAVATARGEVLLMTDVQHKLSPLALRELVDNLGDPRVGAVSGSLELENVNSTFGHGVSAYWHYEKFIRHQESRCGSSIGVCGALYAVRNELYKPLPAATLLDDVLVPMDVAATGRRVVFEPRAIAWGETAQAPMEEQPRRLRAMVGCFQLMDVAPWLLSPARNPLWFQFMSHKMLRLLAPWLLLSLLLSCTYLARQHIAYGAMLAGLLACAGVVAIERARPDAGRWLPVRLMVAFFYLNLYAAQASIAYARSRGEHLW; this is encoded by the coding sequence ATGGGGACGATAGCGGCACTGGTGTGCAGGGCCAGCCTCCTGCTGCTGCTCTACATCTTCGTCGGCTATCCGCTCATTGCCTGGCTGTGCGCCAAGGTGATGCGGCGGCCGGTGCGCAAGCAGCCGATCCTGCCCACCGTGTCCATCATCATCGTGGTGCGCGACGGCGTGCAGCATATCCGTGCCAAGCTGAAGAACCTGCGTGCGCTGGATTATCCCCCGGAGTACATCGAGGTCATTGTCGCCTGCGATGGCTGCAAGGACCGCACCGCGGCACTCGTACGTCACGCGCATGATGCGCGCGTGCGGGTGCTGGAGTTCCCGGTGGCACGCGGCAAGGCGCTGTGCCTCAACGATGCGGTCGCCACGGCACGCGGTGAAGTGCTGCTGATGACCGACGTGCAGCACAAGCTCTCCCCGCTGGCCCTGCGCGAACTGGTGGACAACCTGGGCGATCCACGCGTGGGCGCGGTCAGCGGCAGCCTGGAGCTGGAGAACGTGAACAGCACGTTCGGCCATGGCGTGAGCGCCTACTGGCACTACGAGAAGTTCATCCGCCACCAGGAGAGCCGCTGCGGCTCCTCCATCGGCGTATGCGGTGCGCTGTATGCGGTGCGCAACGAGCTGTACAAGCCGCTGCCGGCAGCCACCCTGCTTGATGACGTATTGGTGCCGATGGATGTCGCCGCTACCGGTCGCCGCGTGGTGTTCGAGCCCCGCGCCATCGCCTGGGGCGAAACCGCGCAGGCACCCATGGAAGAACAGCCGCGCCGCCTGCGCGCCATGGTGGGCTGCTTCCAGTTGATGGATGTGGCGCCATGGCTGCTGTCTCCGGCGCGCAATCCGCTGTGGTTCCAGTTCATGAGCCACAAGATGCTGCGGCTGCTCGCGCCGTGGCTGCTGCTGTCCCTGCTGCTGTCCTGCACCTATCTCGCCCGCCAGCACATCGCTTACGGCGCGATGCTGGCCGGCTTGCTGGCATGCGCCGGCGTGGTGGCGATCGAACGTGCACGTCCCGATGCCGGTCGCTGGCTGCCGGTGCGGCTGATGGTGGCGTTCTTCTATCTCAACCTGTATGCGGCGCAGGCATCGATTGCCTATGCCCGAAGCCGAGGGGAACATTTATGGTGA
- a CDS encoding O-antigen ligase family protein — protein sequence MFPLILLYVFLTIVRPQEYIPALIGLPVLPVVLVLAFAAWIASGARRPHAPQFLILLAFFGVLMLSEVANGWVGGVKDQLGKFGPVVLIFFMIASACTTQPRIRTLMAVMVMCSTLLAIHGIGQHRTGIGWTGIPLAEDGRIRYAGIFDDPNDLGMLFVSVFPMGCLLFKRAGFIGKPFWLVCILTVLYGVYLTNSRGAMLGVLVVIGAYIWYRRGMVVAAILGAAGLAVMKMLSSRMQELDAGEESASGRVDAWYEGLQMFKSHPLFGVGPGNFTDYNPLTAHNSFVLVLAETGFVGYVLWLALIGYTFWMVATVLRQKPDAITEPERYAAWSEERPMALTLLLSLCGMFACAFFLSRSYMIVLYVVLAIVTGFYVGARERIDSLPSFSMTESGMRWIPAAIGSIAGLFVLVSILLRTEG from the coding sequence ATGTTCCCACTGATTCTTCTCTACGTTTTCCTGACCATTGTCCGACCGCAGGAATACATCCCGGCGCTGATCGGCCTGCCCGTGTTGCCGGTGGTACTGGTGCTGGCGTTCGCGGCCTGGATCGCCTCCGGTGCTCGCCGACCGCATGCGCCGCAGTTCCTGATACTGCTGGCGTTCTTCGGCGTGCTGATGCTGTCGGAAGTCGCCAATGGCTGGGTCGGCGGCGTGAAGGATCAGCTGGGCAAGTTCGGTCCGGTGGTGCTCATCTTTTTCATGATCGCCTCGGCGTGCACCACGCAGCCGCGCATCCGTACGCTGATGGCGGTGATGGTGATGTGCTCCACGCTGCTGGCCATCCACGGCATTGGGCAGCACCGCACCGGCATCGGCTGGACCGGCATACCGCTGGCGGAAGACGGCCGTATCCGCTACGCAGGCATCTTCGACGATCCGAATGACCTGGGCATGCTGTTCGTGTCGGTATTCCCGATGGGTTGCCTGTTGTTCAAGCGCGCGGGGTTCATTGGCAAGCCGTTCTGGCTGGTCTGCATCCTGACCGTGCTGTATGGCGTGTACCTCACCAATTCGCGCGGCGCCATGCTCGGCGTGCTGGTGGTGATCGGCGCCTACATCTGGTATCGCCGCGGCATGGTGGTGGCGGCAATACTCGGCGCCGCCGGTCTGGCGGTGATGAAGATGCTTTCCTCGCGCATGCAGGAGCTGGATGCCGGCGAGGAGTCGGCCAGCGGACGCGTGGACGCCTGGTACGAAGGTCTGCAGATGTTCAAGTCCCATCCGCTGTTCGGCGTCGGGCCGGGCAACTTTACCGACTATAACCCGCTCACCGCGCACAACTCGTTTGTGCTGGTGCTGGCCGAGACCGGCTTCGTGGGCTACGTGCTGTGGCTGGCGCTGATCGGCTATACGTTCTGGATGGTGGCAACAGTGCTGCGCCAGAAGCCTGATGCCATCACCGAGCCCGAGCGCTACGCCGCCTGGAGCGAGGAGCGCCCCATGGCGCTTACCCTGCTGCTCTCGCTGTGTGGCATGTTCGCCTGCGCGTTCTTCCTCAGCCGCAGCTACATGATCGTCCTGTACGTGGTGCTCGCCATCGTCACCGGTTTCTACGTAGGTGCGCGCGAGCGCATCGACAGCCTGCCCTCTTTCAGCATGACCGAAAGCGGCATGCGCTGGATTCCCGCTGCCATCGGCAGCATCGCTGGCCTGTTCGTGCTGGTGAGCATTCTCCTGAGGACCGAAGGATGA
- a CDS encoding polysaccharide deacetylase family protein, whose product MVSQMPSTGIRERLGELCYNAGLLNPLQKMRAWWQKDLRILAYHRVMPVPDPEHYAFDMELISTTPEEFREQMQLVKERYRPMRLSDVAAAINAGETLPPDAVVVTFDDGYDDNYRIAYPILKELGVPATFFISTGHIDSGRPYAYDWLVHMILLSGAPRLVLPELNMDLPMPATRDERRALAGQVLDRMKEISALAQAAMIRRLETQWKMPSEHAYPPECRPMNWDQLREMRAAGLEIGSHGVNHWMLSKLPRDELEREVFDSRNALLRELGPMPLLMSYPVGSNRAFDRQVIEVTRDAGFDLACSYISGTNPHPADNRYSLYRIAVERYYGKAWFAALLAMPGIIGYQTPAHLASVDEAKPCSH is encoded by the coding sequence ATGGTGAGCCAGATGCCGAGCACGGGTATCCGCGAAAGGTTGGGCGAGCTCTGCTACAACGCGGGCCTGCTCAACCCTTTGCAGAAGATGCGTGCCTGGTGGCAGAAGGACCTGCGCATCCTTGCCTACCACCGCGTCATGCCCGTGCCCGATCCCGAGCACTATGCGTTCGACATGGAGCTGATCAGCACCACGCCGGAAGAGTTCCGCGAGCAGATGCAACTGGTGAAGGAGCGCTACCGGCCCATGCGCCTCAGCGACGTCGCCGCCGCCATCAATGCGGGCGAGACGTTGCCACCGGATGCCGTGGTGGTCACCTTCGACGACGGCTATGACGACAACTACCGCATCGCCTACCCCATCCTGAAAGAGCTGGGCGTTCCCGCCACGTTCTTCATCTCCACCGGCCATATCGACAGCGGGCGCCCGTACGCCTACGACTGGCTGGTGCACATGATCCTGTTGAGCGGCGCACCGCGACTGGTGCTGCCGGAACTGAACATGGACCTGCCCATGCCGGCCACCCGCGACGAGCGCCGCGCGCTGGCAGGCCAGGTGCTCGATCGCATGAAGGAGATCAGCGCACTGGCGCAGGCCGCGATGATCCGTCGACTGGAAACGCAGTGGAAGATGCCCTCCGAGCATGCCTATCCGCCGGAATGCCGCCCGATGAACTGGGACCAGCTTCGCGAGATGCGCGCCGCCGGCCTGGAGATCGGCTCGCATGGCGTGAACCACTGGATGCTCTCCAAGCTGCCGCGCGACGAGCTGGAGCGCGAGGTATTCGATTCCCGCAATGCGCTGCTGCGCGAACTGGGCCCGATGCCGCTGCTGATGTCCTACCCGGTAGGCAGCAACCGCGCGTTCGACCGTCAGGTAATCGAGGTAACGCGCGACGCCGGCTTCGACCTGGCCTGCAGCTACATCAGCGGCACCAATCCCCACCCCGCCGACAACCGCTATTCGCTGTACCGCATCGCGGTGGAGCGCTATTACGGCAAGGCATGGTTCGCCGCCCTGCTGGCCATGCCCGGCATCATCGGCTATCAGACACCGGCCCATCTCGCTTCAGTGGATGAGGCGAAACCATGTTCCCACTGA